The DNA sequence CTTTCGTAGCGATGAAGAGTTCGACAAACTGACGGTTCAGCAACATTGCGATCAGCAAAGCGATACACGCGAGCGAAATCGAGGAACACCATCGTGGGACCGTTCGTATGCCCTCAGCCACTTCGACTGCGATCGCGCCGAGCGTCCAATGAAGCCAAAACATCAACGGCCATAGGTACCACTTACCCAGTTGAAATGGACCGAGGTTCAGGGGGCCGGCGACTGGCATCGACAGACGCCAACCAATGGTCACGATTCCGATGATGCACAGGAGCATCATCGTGGAGGATCGACGAAACAGCAGAATCAGTAGGACGTACCCGGCATACAATTGCTCCTCCATCCCTAACGACCACAACGATCCATTGCCCAGCGATGTGCCAAACTCTGTCAAGTTGTGAAGCATCGTGAGGTGTAGTAAAAGATCCCAGCCGATCTGCTCGTGGTTCACGACAAAACGTTGGTGAACCGTCGCGGCAACCAAACTGATAACAATCGCTACAACGTAGGGTGGGTAAAGACGCCAAATTCGACGTTTCCAAAACTTGCCCCAATCGAGTCGATACTCGCCAGTGTTCGCGACGCCAACCGCGGCTCGTCGGTGGATACAAAAACCTGAAATCAATACAAACAGATGGACACCCAAGTAGCCGTATCCGGCGAGGAAGCTTGGCAGGAACCAAATGTTTTCGCGAAACCCGCCGGGGGCATCGTGGGGACCATGTATCGCTAGGACTGCGAGAATTGCGAGTCCTCGTAGCATGTCGATACTTTGAAGGCGATCGTTCATGCAAATGTTGACGCAAACGCCTTCAAGTCACCGACTTCCCGTTCGCTCATCTGTCCGCTATTCGTTGGCCATTCGCTTCCCGGGCTTCGATGTTGAACGGGACGTCGGGCGAGTTTGCGTAATTGCGATTGAAGCGATATTGGGATTCCGAGTTTGGAGAGTCGGCCGGGGTGATGCTCTGGTGGAACGGTCACGTTTCCTCGCATTTTGGGTTGACGCAAACACTTCAGCAGCGTCTGGTGCCATCGCTCAATCGATCCATGAAACGAATAGTCGCCTTGTTGTGACACGGTCGCGCGTCGTGCCAACCGAGAATACAGCCGCGGATCAGCTAGCAGTCGCCGCACCCCGTCGACTGCCCGCAGCGGTTGCCCGACAGGGAATACGATTGAGTTCACTTCGTTTAGGAATTGGCCTTCGCAGGTGAGTCCCTCGAATCGTGAGATGATCGGGACGACGCCATGTGCCATCGCTTCGCGCGGCGCGATCGTCACACCTTCCCATGCCGCAAAGTGGATGAACAAATCAGCTCGCGGAAAGAACGATTGATAGAGTTCTTCACGATCGACCCAACCGTGAAAAGTGACTCGCCCGTCGACGACGTCCTGATGTAATCGCCGTCGTAGTTCTGATTCAACTGGCCCAGTTCCGACGAAT is a window from the Roseiconus lacunae genome containing:
- a CDS encoding acyltransferase family protein; its protein translation is MNDRLQSIDMLRGLAILAVLAIHGPHDAPGGFRENIWFLPSFLAGYGYLGVHLFVLISGFCIHRRAAVGVANTGEYRLDWGKFWKRRIWRLYPPYVVAIVISLVAATVHQRFVVNHEQIGWDLLLHLTMLHNLTEFGTSLGNGSLWSLGMEEQLYAGYVLLILLFRRSSTMMLLCIIGIVTIGWRLSMPVAGPLNLGPFQLGKWYLWPLMFWLHWTLGAIAVEVAEGIRTVPRWCSSISLACIALLIAMLLNRQFVELFIATKGTISNGVLIAGWWQPWIFTTSELFALLGFYIGLNWLIEKEGSCWTTHRVARYLAYLGRVSYSVYLVHIPIIYTLEMYVTLQPIGWQWLVRLILFVGTSIIGGLAFFHVIEKRFVQGKSPIKWSHPRLRTKVISHA